The Malus sylvestris chromosome 12, drMalSylv7.2, whole genome shotgun sequence genome contains a region encoding:
- the LOC126593194 gene encoding receptor-like protein kinase FERONIA produces MIMNTAGFVAVFVLVFLSIHVVLSANYVPSDKIFLNCGGPPETTDSDGLKWTSDVGSKFASGGNSSTTSAAATQDPSVPDVPFMTARVFRSEFTYKFPVASGRKFIRLYFYPASYAGLNASNAVFTVTAQSYTILKNFSVAQTTEALDYVYITKEFSVNVDGETLDVSFAPSSGVANAFAFVNGIEIVSMPDIYSATDGTIMIVGQSAPFYIDNTTALENVYRLNVGGNDISPPDDTGLFRSWYDDTQYLLGAAFGVTGTADPNMTISYPTTMPTYVAPQDVYSTARSMGPNAQINLNYNLTWIFSIDSGFSYLVRLHFCEVAQNITKVNQRVFDIFLNNQTAQSGADVVAWAGGNGIPVYKDYVVFVPNGSPQVDLWLELHPDTSDKPNYYDSILNGVEIFKINDTTGNLGGLNPVSLPKQDIIDPAMVRLSSGHGKPKSGQRAIISGGVSGGIAVALVLGFLAVCVSRRRRQRKDASSSDGPSGWLPLSLYGNSHSAGSAKTNTTGSYASSLPSNLCRHFSFAEIKSATNNFDEALILGVGGFGKVYKGEVDGGTTKVAIKRGSALSDQGVHEFQTEIEMLSKLRHRHLVSLIGYCEENCEMILVYDYMAYGTLREHLYKTQKPPLPWKQRLEICIGAARGLHYLHTGAKHTIIHRDVKTTNILLDEKWVAKVSDFGLSKTGPTLDNTHVSTVVKGSFGYLDPEYFRRQQLTEKSDVYSFGVVLFEILCARPALNPTLPKEQVSLAEWAAHCHKKGILEHILDPHLKGKITPECFKKFAETAMKCVSDQSINRPSMGDVLWNLEFALQLQESAEESGKAIGGGMDIEEEPLVDCKGKKDPEAMPGYDGNITDSRSTGMSMSIGGRSLASVDSDGLTPSAVFSQIMQPKGR; encoded by the coding sequence ATGATAATGAACACTGCTGGGTTTGTAGCTGTGTTCGTCTTAGTATTTCTTTCAATCCATGTTGTTTTGTCTGCAAATTATGTCCCATCTGATAAAATCTTCCTAAATTGCGGTGGTCCTCCCGAAACCACCGACTCCGATGGCCTGAAATGGACATCGGATGTGGGCTCTAAGTTTGCATCCGGTGGAAATTCCTCCACCACTTCCGCCGCCGCCACTCAGGACCCTTCAGTCCCTGACGTTCCCTTCATGACTGCGAGGGTCTTCCGCTCCGAATTCACCTACAAATTCCCTGTTGCATCCGGTCGAAAGTTCATCCGTCTATACTTTTACCCTGCATCCTATGCCGGCCTCAATGCCTCCAATGCTGTTTTTACTGTCACTGCTCAGTCCTACACTATTCTCAAGAACTTCAGTGTTGCTCAGACGACTGAGGCTCTGGATTATGTTTATATTACCAAAGAGTTTTCTGTCAATGTCGATGGCGAGACGTTGGATGTTTCGTTTGCACCCTCTTCCGGGGTTGCGAATGCGTTTGCATTTGTGAATGGGATTGAGATTGTGTCAATGCCTGATATTTACAGTGCCACTGATGGTACTATCATGATTGTGGGTCAATCGGCTCCTTTCTACATTGATAATACCACTGCACTTGAGAATGTTTATCGGTTAAATGTGGGTGGGAATGATATCTCGCCGCCAGATGATACGGGTCTGTTTAGGTCCTGGTATGATGACACCCAGTACCTCTTAGGGGCAGCGTTTGGGGTTACCGGAACTGCTGATCCAAACATGACGATTAGTTACCCTACGACCATGCCTACTTATGTTGCACCACAAGATGTCTATTCCACTGCCAGATCAATGGGGCCAAATGCACAAATCAACCTCAATTACAATCTGACTTGGATTTTCTCAATCGACTCTGGATTCTCGTACCTGGTTAGGCTACATTTCTGTGAGGTTGCCCAAAATATAACGAAGGTTAATCAACGAGTATTCGATATCTTTCTCAACAATCAAACTGCTCAGTCTGGAGCTGATGTTGTTGCCTGGGCAGGAGGCAATGGAATTCCGGTGTATAAGGATTACGTGGTGTTTGTTCCGAATGGGAGTCCGCAGGTGGATCTATGGCTTGAGCTGCATCCAGACACTAGTGATAAGCCAAATTACTATGATTCAATCCTAAACGGAGTTGAGATATTCAAGATTAATGATACAACCGGTAACCTTGGAGGGCTTAATCCTGTTTCTCTTCCTAAGCAGGATATCATTGATCCAGCCATGGTTAGACTATCATCAGGTCATGGCAAGCCGAAGAGTGGTCAAAGAGCAATTATCTCTGGGGGAGTTAGTGGTGGAATTGCCGTAGCCCTCGTCCTTGGTTTCTTGGCTGTTTGTGTGTCTCGCCGCCGTAGACAACGGAAGGACGCAAGTTCAAGTGATGGGCCATCTGGCTGGCTCCCTCTTTCTTTATATGGAAACTCACACTCTGCAGGTTCTGCAAAGACAAACACAACAGGGAGTTATGCTTCCTCCCTTCCTTCAAATCTTTGTCGACATTTCTCGTTTGCTGAGATCAAATCTgccaccaacaactttgatgagGCTCTAATCCTCGGGGTGGGAGGTTTTGGAAAGGTTTACAAGGGTGAAGTTGATGGTGGAACAACCAAAGTAGCAATCAAGCGTGGAAGCGCACTGTCCGACCAAGGTGTGCATGAATTCCAAACTGAGATTGAAATGCTCTCAAAGCTTCGTCATCGTCATCTCGTTTCTCTGATTGGCTATTGTGAAGAAAACTGTGAAATGATCCTTGTTTATGATTACATGGCTTACGGAACCCTGCGTGAGCATCTGTACAAGACCCAAAAGCCCCCTCTACCCTGGAAGCAAAGGCTTGAGATTTGTATTGGGGCTGCTCGCGGTTTGCACTATCTTCACACTGGTGCCAAGCACACCATCATCCACCGAGATGTGAAGACAACTAATATTCTCTTAGACGAGAAGTGGGTCGCAAAGGTTTCAGATTTTGGGCTGTCAAAAACAGGTCCTACATTGGACAACACGCACGTCAGCACTGTCGTGAAAGGTAGCTTTGGGTATTTGGATCCAGAGTACTTCAGGCGGCAACAACTGACCGAAAAGTCTGATGTCTACTCATTTGGGGTTGTCCTTTTCGAGATCTTATGTGCTCGCCCGGCCTTGAACCCAACGCTTCCAAAGGAGCAAGTGAGCTTAGCAGAGTGGGCTGCCCATTGCCACAAGAAAGGCATTCTGGAGCACATCCTCGACCCTCATCTCAAGGGGAAGATAACGCCAGAGTGCTTCAAGAAGTTCGCTGAGACAGCAATGAAATGCGTTTCAGACCAAAGCATCAACAGGCCATCAATGGGAGATGTTCTTTGGAACCTTGAGTTCGCTTTGCAGCTACAGGAGAGTGCAGAAGAGAGCGGCAAGGCTATCGGCGGAGGAATGGACATCGAGGAAGAGCCCCTCGTGGACTGTAAAGGGAAGAAGGACCCCGAAGCAATGCCCGGCTATGATGGTAATATAACAGACTCAAGGAGCACCGGAATGAGCATGAGCATAGGCGGCCGGAGCCTAGCTAGCGTCGACTCTGATGGATTGACACCAAGTGCCGTGTTCTCGCAAATCATGCAGCCTAAAGGACGTTAG